One Oceanithermus desulfurans DNA segment encodes these proteins:
- a CDS encoding deoxyguanosinetriphosphate triphosphohydrolase — protein MRYTRERLLELEDRALAPYAMRASETRGREHPEPESAYRTPFQKDRDRVLHTTAFRRLEYKTQVFVNYEGDYYRTRLTHTLEVAQVARSLARALGLNEDLAEVVAMAHDLGHPPFGHAGERVLAELMEAHGGFDHNKQSLRIVTWLERRYPGFRGLNLTWEVREGIVKHETVYDLPSAEDYEPQRRPTLEAQIVNLADEIAYNAHDLDDGLRSGLLRPGQLAQVEVLRELAAELELDLERLSEFDRRVFIRELLGLMITDVVAATDAVIAAEGIGSLDDVRRFPVPLARYSERLGAQMAELRGFLYANLYRHYHIVRQVAKAKHVLERLFEAYTQMPEMLPPGVQTAAEEEGLFRAVCDYMAGMTDRYALDEYARIFDPYGR, from the coding sequence CATGCGCGCCTCCGAAACCCGCGGGCGCGAGCACCCCGAGCCCGAGTCGGCCTACCGCACGCCCTTCCAGAAGGACCGGGACCGTGTGCTGCACACCACCGCCTTCCGGCGGCTGGAGTACAAGACCCAGGTCTTCGTCAACTACGAGGGCGACTACTACCGCACCCGGCTCACCCACACCCTCGAGGTCGCCCAGGTGGCGCGCAGCCTGGCGCGGGCGCTGGGGTTGAACGAGGACCTGGCCGAGGTCGTGGCCATGGCCCATGACCTGGGGCATCCGCCCTTCGGCCACGCCGGGGAGCGGGTGCTGGCCGAGCTGATGGAGGCCCACGGCGGCTTCGACCACAACAAGCAGTCGCTGCGCATCGTCACCTGGCTCGAGCGCCGCTACCCCGGCTTCCGCGGGCTCAACCTCACCTGGGAGGTGCGCGAGGGCATCGTCAAGCACGAGACCGTCTACGACCTGCCCTCGGCCGAGGACTACGAGCCGCAGCGGCGCCCCACCCTGGAGGCGCAGATCGTCAACCTGGCCGACGAGATCGCCTACAACGCCCACGACCTCGACGACGGCCTGCGGTCGGGGCTGCTGCGCCCGGGGCAGCTCGCCCAGGTCGAGGTGCTGCGCGAGCTCGCCGCCGAGCTCGAGCTCGACCTCGAGCGGCTGTCCGAGTTCGACCGCCGCGTCTTCATCCGCGAGCTGCTGGGGCTGATGATCACCGACGTGGTCGCGGCCACCGACGCGGTGATCGCGGCCGAGGGCATCGGGAGCCTCGACGACGTGCGGCGCTTCCCCGTGCCGCTGGCGCGCTACTCCGAGCGGCTGGGGGCGCAGATGGCCGAGCTGCGCGGCTTCCTCTACGCCAACCTCTACCGCCACTACCACATCGTGCGCCAGGTGGCCAAGGCCAAGCACGTCCTGGAGCGGCTCTTCGAGGCCTACACCCAGATGCCCGAGATGCTGCCGCCCGGGGTGCAGACCGCCGCCGAGGAGGAGGGGCTGTTCCGGGCCGTCTGCGACTACATGGCGGGGATGACCGACCGCTACGCCCTCGACGAGTACGCGCGCATCTTCGATCCCTACGGACGCTAG